In a single window of the Micromonospora inositola genome:
- a CDS encoding ATP-binding protein, protein MSPRIHLPSGWVTFVFTDIEGSTRLAQLLGPGYRPVLREHRRLLRHTLAGTDGAELLTEGDSFFLAFADAAAALTACLTAQRALVSHDWPTPEAAPRVRMGLHTGYAEPRDGEYASPEVHRAARVAAAAHGGQVLCSAATARRADPLPAGASLLDLGLHRLRGFDDRERLFQLVAPGLERRFPRPRTADAVAHNLPTQVTSFVGRELERAALRRLVETYRLVTVLGAGGTGKTRLAVELASGVVESYPDGVWFVDVAAVTDPGLVAFEIAAVLGLRPEPGRPILDTLVEYAAARRMLVVLDTCDAQPAASAEVISRLLAGGRGVRVLATSRESFGVPGEVVWRIPPLSVDPRPDGAESDAVALLLDRTAAARGGRPPDPAEQADLRRVVRRLDGLPLAIELAAARLRVLSVGQLAERLDDMLGTLDAGREEPEPPPVEAGCSGNQQDTVDLVAAAARISPPTRASRAVQRSASERHLTMQATVTWSYRTLGPRSARLLRWLSVFAGPVDLPTVQWLLDDDPLDPLSVLVDKSMVLAEPHASGSTYRMLDPIRAYAARRLVEAGEEQTARDRHVAWSRHALQRAHLGPDGRPVTLSLYALDPLAGELRAALRWCATGGSARSGLWLAGGLDQWWRERGLAREGRLWLFRLYGRIAETGEVIPEAELAAAYHMHSLHAGADGEFAEELRYSQRAEAAARQAGDLGLLARVLAGRAAPLVDMGQFAEAERVCREVIEWAHEEDVVSDALLAIYNLAELLWRRGALEEAAELLGAARPVEAARPVERGRRSVDMLLGMVALARGDLVAAHEHLLVALRSRMSHGYLGRACDTVNAIAVRCALGGDPSTAARLFGAAQATRANLRATPGIYGPHWLDRQAQLRRVLGDEAFDAAYGEGGELALEEAAALALGVEHPDLAVDSPRFGAPGAPGTPAPRRPDQAPGPRPASGPHPA, encoded by the coding sequence ATGTCGCCACGGATCCACCTCCCGAGCGGATGGGTGACCTTCGTGTTCACCGACATCGAGGGCTCGACCCGGCTGGCCCAGCTGCTCGGTCCGGGCTACCGCCCGGTGCTGCGGGAACACCGCCGGCTGCTGCGCCACACCCTGGCCGGCACGGACGGGGCGGAGCTGCTGACCGAGGGTGACTCGTTCTTCCTCGCCTTCGCGGACGCGGCCGCCGCGCTCACCGCCTGCCTGACCGCCCAGCGGGCGCTGGTCAGTCACGACTGGCCCACCCCGGAGGCCGCGCCCCGGGTGCGGATGGGCCTGCACACCGGGTACGCCGAGCCCCGGGACGGCGAGTACGCCAGCCCCGAGGTGCACCGGGCCGCCCGGGTGGCCGCCGCCGCGCACGGCGGGCAGGTGCTCTGCTCGGCGGCGACCGCCCGGCGCGCCGACCCGCTGCCGGCCGGGGCGTCCCTGCTGGACCTCGGGCTGCACCGGCTGCGCGGCTTCGACGACCGGGAGCGGCTGTTCCAGCTGGTCGCGCCGGGGCTGGAGCGGCGGTTCCCGCGGCCGCGTACCGCCGACGCGGTGGCGCACAACCTGCCGACCCAGGTCACCTCGTTCGTCGGGCGGGAGCTGGAACGGGCGGCGCTGAGGCGGCTGGTCGAGACGTACCGGCTGGTGACCGTGCTCGGCGCGGGCGGCACTGGCAAGACGCGGCTGGCGGTGGAGCTGGCCTCCGGGGTCGTCGAGTCCTACCCGGACGGGGTCTGGTTCGTCGACGTGGCCGCGGTGACCGACCCGGGGCTGGTCGCGTTCGAGATCGCCGCCGTGCTCGGGCTCCGCCCGGAGCCGGGCCGCCCGATTCTGGACACCCTGGTCGAGTACGCGGCCGCCCGCCGGATGCTGGTCGTGCTGGACACCTGCGACGCCCAGCCGGCGGCCTCGGCCGAGGTGATCTCCCGGCTGCTGGCCGGCGGGCGGGGCGTCCGGGTGCTCGCCACCAGCCGGGAGTCGTTCGGCGTGCCCGGCGAGGTGGTGTGGCGGATCCCGCCGCTCTCGGTGGACCCGCGGCCGGACGGCGCGGAGAGCGACGCGGTGGCGCTGCTGCTGGACCGGACGGCGGCGGCCCGGGGCGGCCGGCCGCCGGACCCGGCCGAGCAGGCCGACCTGCGCCGGGTGGTACGGCGGCTGGACGGGCTGCCGCTCGCCATCGAGCTGGCCGCCGCGCGGCTGCGGGTGCTCTCGGTGGGTCAGCTCGCCGAACGCCTCGACGACATGCTGGGCACCCTGGACGCGGGCCGGGAGGAGCCCGAGCCGCCGCCGGTGGAGGCCGGCTGTTCCGGCAACCAGCAGGACACCGTGGACCTGGTCGCCGCCGCGGCCAGGATCAGCCCACCTACCCGGGCCAGCCGGGCGGTGCAGCGGTCGGCCAGCGAACGGCACCTGACCATGCAGGCCACCGTCACCTGGTCGTACCGGACGCTGGGGCCGCGCTCGGCCCGGCTGCTGCGCTGGCTGTCGGTCTTCGCCGGCCCGGTCGACCTGCCGACCGTCCAGTGGCTGCTCGACGACGATCCGCTCGACCCGCTCTCCGTGCTGGTGGACAAGTCGATGGTGCTGGCCGAGCCGCACGCCTCCGGCAGCACCTACCGGATGCTCGACCCGATCCGGGCGTACGCGGCGCGGCGGCTGGTCGAGGCCGGTGAGGAGCAGACCGCCCGGGACCGGCACGTCGCCTGGTCGCGGCACGCCTTGCAGCGGGCGCACCTCGGGCCGGACGGGCGGCCGGTCACCCTCTCCCTCTACGCGCTGGACCCGCTCGCCGGGGAGCTGCGGGCCGCGCTGCGCTGGTGCGCCACCGGTGGCAGCGCCCGCTCGGGGTTGTGGCTGGCCGGCGGGTTGGACCAGTGGTGGCGGGAGCGGGGGCTGGCCCGGGAGGGGCGGCTCTGGCTGTTCCGGCTCTACGGCCGGATCGCGGAGACCGGCGAGGTGATCCCGGAGGCGGAGCTGGCGGCGGCGTACCACATGCACTCGCTGCACGCCGGCGCGGACGGCGAGTTCGCCGAGGAGCTGCGTTACTCGCAGCGTGCGGAGGCCGCCGCCCGGCAGGCGGGCGACCTGGGCCTGCTCGCCCGGGTCCTGGCCGGCCGGGCAGCGCCGCTGGTCGACATGGGACAGTTCGCGGAGGCCGAGCGGGTCTGCCGCGAGGTGATCGAGTGGGCGCACGAGGAGGACGTGGTCTCCGACGCGCTGCTGGCCATCTACAACCTCGCCGAGCTGCTCTGGCGGCGGGGCGCGCTGGAGGAGGCGGCCGAGCTGCTCGGCGCGGCCCGCCCGGTGGAGGCGGCGCGCCCGGTCGAGCGGGGTCGCCGCTCGGTGGACATGCTGCTCGGCATGGTGGCGCTGGCCCGCGGGGACCTGGTCGCGGCGCACGAACACCTGCTGGTGGCGCTCCGCTCCCGGATGAGCCACGGATACCTCGGCCGGGCCTGCGACACGGTGAACGCGATCGCGGTGCGCTGCGCGTTGGGCGGTGACCCGTCGACCGCGGCCCGGCTCTTCGGGGCGGCGCAGGCGACCCGGGCGAACCTGCGGGCCACCCCGGGCATCTACGGCCCGCACTGGCTGGATCGGCAGGCGCAGCTGCGCCGGGTGCTCGGCGACGAGGCCTTCGACGCCGCGTACGGCGAGGGCGGCGAGCTGGCCCTGGAGGAGGCGGCGGCATTGGCGCTCGGCGTGGAGCACCCGGACCTGGCCGTGGACTCGCCCCGGTTCGGCGCGCCCGGCGCGCCCGGCACCCCGGCCCCCCGCCGGCCCGACCAGGCTCCCGGCCCCCGCCCGGCCTCCGGCCCCCACCCCGCTTGA
- a CDS encoding phospholipase gives MSRRLATVLISGTFALLAALGVASPASAAVSTAQKLSVLSSWTQTSATSYNAWNAGRLNKAAWSEYAFDWSTDYCSSSPDNPLGFNFSLSCYRHDFGYRNYKAMGQFSANKSRLDSAFYADLKRVCATYNAVVRPACYSLAWTYYEAVSVFGSVAAVRQSDIDRAARMKADAEHRAATRS, from the coding sequence GTGTCCAGACGCCTCGCCACCGTTCTCATCTCCGGCACGTTCGCGCTGCTCGCCGCGCTGGGCGTGGCCTCGCCCGCGTCCGCCGCGGTGAGCACCGCGCAGAAGCTCAGCGTGCTCTCCAGCTGGACCCAGACCAGCGCCACCAGCTACAACGCCTGGAACGCCGGCCGGCTAAACAAGGCCGCCTGGTCGGAGTACGCCTTCGACTGGTCGACCGACTACTGCTCCTCCAGCCCCGACAACCCGCTCGGCTTCAACTTCAGCCTCTCCTGCTACCGGCACGACTTCGGCTACCGCAACTACAAGGCGATGGGCCAGTTCTCCGCCAACAAGTCCCGCCTGGACAGCGCCTTCTACGCCGACCTGAAGCGGGTCTGCGCCACGTACAACGCCGTCGTCCGGCCGGCCTGCTACAGCCTGGCCTGGACCTACTACGAGGCGGTCAGCGTCTTCGGCTCGGTCGCCGCCGTCCGGCAGTCCGACATCGACCGCGCCGCCCGGATGAAGGCCGACGCCGAGCACCGCGCCGCCACCCGCTCCTGA